A part of Indicator indicator isolate 239-I01 chromosome 15, UM_Iind_1.1, whole genome shotgun sequence genomic DNA contains:
- the HYAL1 gene encoding hyaluronidase-1, whose amino-acid sequence MTSGWSFWVFLLLLPSPAHTVGPGPILVNRPFVTIWNIPTERCVKKYNVTLNLEVFDVIANDQQSFTGQDITLFYSEELGLFPYYTSDGVPVNGGLPQNSSLEAHLLQATQDIKVTLPSPAYNGLAIIDWEKWRPLWIRNWASMDIYQQKSEELVWQQHPQWPPELVKKMAKQQFEQSAHKFMEQTLQLGKTLRPDGYWGFYGFPNCYNNDFDSLPYTGNCPVAEQQRNKELWWLWESSQALYPSIYLPPCVNGTNKTLAYVRHRVAEAFTVQHRVLDNGLPVLPYSQIAFDQTVDFLSQEDLINTIGETVAQGAAGIILWGSLNYSTSKEMCLRLKDYVEGPLGHYIVNVTASANLCSQSLCSGRGRCVRQENKWGFLHLDPFHFNISLQAGKPWLVAQSLESSISRMAKEFSCQCYNKWQGPQCDTLGFAE is encoded by the exons ATGACATCAGGATGGTCCTTCTGGGTCttcttgctgctcctgcccagcccagctcacacTGTGgggcctggccccatcctcgtTAACAGGCCTTTTGTCACCATCTGGAACATCCCCACCGAGCGCTGTGTGAAGAAGTACAATGTCACACTCAACCTAGAGGTCTTTGATGTCATAGCCAATGACCAGCAGTCGTTCACTGGACAGGACATCACTCTTTTCTACAGTGAGGAACTAGGACTCTTCCCCTACTACACATCTGATGGTGTACCAGTGAATGGGGGGCTCCCCCAAAACAGCAGCCTGGAAGCTCACCTCCTGCAGGCCACCCAGGATATCAAAGtcaccctgcccagccctgcctacAATGGACTGGCCATCATTGACTGGGAGAAGTGGCGTCCTCTTTGGATCCGCAACTGGGCCTCCATGGACATCTACCAACAGAAGTCAGAGGAGCTGGTGTGGCAGCAACACCCACAGTGGCCCCCTGAGCTGGTGAAGAAGATGGCCAAGCAGCAGTTTGAGCAGAGCGCCCACAAATTCATGGAGCAaaccctgcagctgggcaagACCCTCCGTCCTGATGGCTACTGGGGTTTCTACGGCTTCCCCAACTGCTACAACAATGACTTTGACAGCCTTCCCTACACTGGGAACTGCCcggtggcagagcagcagagaaataaggagctgtggtggctctgggagagcagccaggcactcTACCCCAGCATCTATCTACCACCTTGTGTCAATGGCACCAACAAGACGCTTGCCTATGTCCGGCACCGTGTGGCTGAGGCTTTCACTGTCCAGCACAGAGTCCTTGACAATGGTCTCCCTGTCCTGCCTTACTCCCAGATTGCCTTCGATCAGACTGTTGACTTCCTCTCCCAG GAGGACCTGATCAACACAATTGGGGAGACTGTGgctcagggtgctgctggcatcATCCTCTGGGGGAGCCTCAACTACAGCACTTCCAAG GAAATGTGCCTGAGACTGAAGGACTATGTGGAGGGGCCCCTGGGCCACTACATTGTCAACGTGACAGCCAGCGCCAATCTGTGCAGCCAGAGCCTGTGCTCTGGCCGGGGCCGCTGTGTACGCCAGGAGAACAAATGGGGCTTCCTCCACCTTGATCCCTTCCACTTTAACATCAGTCTACAAGCCGGCAAGCCCTGGCTGGTGGCCCAGAGCCTGGAATCCAGCATTTCCAGGATGGCTAAGGAGTTCAGTTGCCAGTGCTACAACAAGTGGCAGGGACCCCAGTGTGACACCCTGGGCTTTGCTGAGTaa